One part of the Calypte anna isolate BGI_N300 chromosome 14, bCalAnn1_v1.p, whole genome shotgun sequence genome encodes these proteins:
- the LOC103532787 gene encoding QRFP-like peptide receptor encodes MNSSPTGPRPPLGPLQLWQEENQTQGGLWNGSQELGWEELEKMLFLFAKEPVTISLTVMYLVSFMVGFVGNIMSIRVLTRKRRSRVSSLSATRSLLINLAVCDLMVVCVCMPITVGNLIYKAWVYGDFLCRAVPFIQAVSVSASVLSLTVISVNRYYSVHNPLNARSFFTQKRILSTILVVWLFSSGICVPLIFMNKRDEIGVVEGLPLVFPICREIWPQERLKQAYNFLLFCALYCLPVLFNMVICFLTVRRLWSRPSHLKESTALNRSLPASRLKIRKKVAQMVVALVLLFTISWLPVYLMDIWIDFNIPTSLQDAAPSPWILQLRPFAQWLGLTNSSLNPICYCFVGNLYRSAKEMKSKYHQRMVSLFNFSLSEGTTRSSVPEMLSYRSSMEPARKGPSGTPTMGRRFQGSHGHKSKCGNLNSCQHPPLNTVSSENTSL; translated from the coding sequence ATGAATTCCTCCCCTACCGGCCCCCGGCCCCCCCTCGGccctctgcagctctggcaggaggagaaCCAAACGCAAGGAGGGCTCTGGAAcgggagccaggagctgggctgggaagagctggagaagatGCTCTTCCTCTTTGCGAAGGAGCCTGTCACCATCAGCCTGACGGTGATGTACCTGGTGTCCTTCATGGTGGGCTTTGTGGGCAACATCATGTCCATCAGGGTGCTCACCCGGAAACGCCGGAGCCGGGTGTCCAGCCTGAGCGCCACCCGCAGCCTCCTCATCAACCTGGCGGTGTGTGACCTCATGGTGGTGTGTGTCTGCATGCCCATCACCGTGGGCAACCTCATCTACAAAGCCTGGGTGTACGGGGACTTCCTCTGCCGGGCAGTGCCCTTCATCCAGGCTGTTTCTGTCTCCGCCAGTGTCCTCAGCCTGACCGTCATCAGCGTGAACCGCTACTACAGCGTGCACAACCCGCTCAACGCCCGCTCTTTCTTCACCCAGAAAAGGATCCTCAGCACCATCCTGGTGGTGTGGTTGTTTTCCTCAGGGATATGCGTGCCCCTCATCTTCATGAACAAACGGGATGAGATCGGGGTGGTGGAGGGCTTGCCCCTGGTGTTTCCCATCTGCAGGGAGATCTGGCCTCAGGAGAGGCTCAAGCAAGCCTACaactttctgctcttctgtgcCCTCTACTGCCTGCCCGTCCTCTTCAACATGGTCATCTGCTTCCTCACCGTGCGCCGGCTGTGGAGCCGCCCCAGCCATCTGAAGGAGAGCACTGCCCTGAACCGATCCCTCCCAGCTTCCAGGCTGAAGATCCGGAAGAAGGTAGCACAGATGGTGGTGGCCCTGGTCCTGCTGTTCACGATCTCCTGGCTGCCCGTCTACCTGATGGACATTTGGATTGATTTCAACATCCCTACATCTCTGCAGGATGCAGCTCCTTCTCCTTGGATCCTGCAGCTCAGACCTTTTGCCCAGTGGCTTGGCCTCACCAATTCCAGCCTCAACCCTATATGCTATTGCTTTGTTGGGAACCTCTACAGGTCAGCCAAGGAAATGAAGAGCAAATACCACCAAAGAATGGTCTCTCtctttaatttctctctctctgaagGGACAACACGTTCCTCAGTCCCAGAGATGCTCTCTTACAGGAGTTCAATGGAGCCTGCAAGGAAAGGACCCTCTGGCACTCCCACCATGGGCAGGAGATTTCAGGGAAGTCATGGCCATAAGAGCAAGTGTGGAAACTTGAACTCCTGCCAGCATCCACCTCTGAACACTGTCTCCAGTGAGAACACTTCCTTGTAA